One segment of Sulfobacillus thermosulfidooxidans DSM 9293 DNA contains the following:
- a CDS encoding pyridoxamine 5'-phosphate oxidase family protein — protein sequence MGKTFDKLLPEHEAFISRQPIFFVATAPLAAQGHVNLSPKGYDVFRIFSPTQVGYLDLTGSGNETAAHILENGRITFMFMAIDGPPQILRLYGTGYSVHPSDAQWPELSPSFPTHYPGIRQIIMATIHQVSTSCGYGVPYLSYQGDRDTLSRWAEAKGRDGIIHYQQTKNRHSLDGLPTNICPE from the coding sequence ATGGGAAAAACTTTTGATAAACTCCTACCGGAGCATGAAGCCTTTATTTCCCGCCAACCTATTTTCTTTGTAGCCACTGCTCCTCTCGCCGCCCAAGGCCACGTCAATCTCTCACCCAAGGGATATGACGTGTTTCGGATTTTTTCTCCCACGCAAGTTGGCTATCTTGACCTCACGGGAAGCGGTAATGAAACCGCTGCCCATATTTTAGAAAATGGGCGTATTACTTTCATGTTTATGGCGATAGATGGGCCCCCTCAAATCCTGAGGTTGTATGGAACGGGATATTCTGTCCATCCCTCTGATGCCCAGTGGCCGGAACTTTCTCCGTCCTTCCCCACTCACTATCCGGGCATCCGTCAAATTATCATGGCAACCATCCACCAGGTCAGTACCTCTTGCGGTTATGGAGTCCCCTATTTATCGTATCAAGGGGATCGGGACACCCTCTCACGGTGGGCCGAAGCCAAAGGGCGAGACGGCATTATCCATTATCAACAAACGAAAAATCGTCACAGTTTAGACGGGCTTCCCACAAATATTTGTCCGGAATAA
- a CDS encoding NUDIX domain-containing protein, which yields MKNEDQGLTPARIGQILEALALDGQHYADNVYDQARYARIHKLARILGGLPEDAPLLSEITPVTPKVGVDGAVINGDAILLIQRKDTEKWALPGGAVEVGERPSRAVIREVEEETGIHMKPDNVVGVFDNWMDRRVVSHHLYHIVIRGHKIGGTIKPQPEEILAAGWFTMDQLPPADAFHPGHYERVLKALRGVIGYVD from the coding sequence GTGAAAAATGAAGATCAGGGACTCACACCCGCTCGAATTGGCCAAATTCTTGAAGCGTTGGCGCTTGACGGACAACATTATGCCGATAATGTTTACGATCAAGCTCGTTATGCCCGGATTCACAAATTAGCCCGCATATTAGGCGGATTACCTGAAGATGCTCCGTTGTTAAGTGAGATCACGCCGGTCACGCCTAAAGTTGGGGTCGATGGGGCGGTGATTAATGGGGACGCGATTTTGCTGATTCAGCGCAAAGATACAGAAAAGTGGGCATTGCCCGGAGGCGCAGTCGAGGTTGGTGAACGTCCGAGTCGTGCTGTGATTCGGGAAGTCGAAGAAGAAACGGGTATTCATATGAAGCCCGACAATGTCGTTGGCGTTTTTGATAATTGGATGGACCGGCGGGTTGTTTCTCACCATCTATATCACATTGTCATTCGCGGTCACAAAATTGGTGGAACCATTAAACCCCAACCTGAAGAAATTCTGGCGGCAGGTTGGTTCACGATGGACCAATTGCCCCCTGCAGATGCCTTTCATCCTGGGCACTATGAACGCGTTCTCAAGGCTTTGCGCGGCGTGATTGGTTATGTCGACTAA